A portion of the Pseudomonas sp. GR 6-02 genome contains these proteins:
- a CDS encoding BatD family protein translates to MTRFTAFLLALLLWTAQAQAAELVASVDRSRLNSGETVELTLESSDVTQFGKPDLTPLEPQFEVRGTRQVNQPNTLNGNTQATTRWIITLLPRQNGSVVIPSLQLGEAQSQPITVQVIESETQDSSNTLAPVFIEASLDQNSVYVQAQAILTLRIYHSVSLYDDSSLTPLQIPDARIEQLGESRTYEKAINGLRHGVIEMRYAIYPQHSGVLTIPAQVFSATLVDAQPSQDGSPQGPKPGKLMRVSSTEIPLTVKAKPGSYPADVPWLPARSLSLSESWSPEPDHAQVGDSLTRSLTLSAEGLASSQLPPLPATEINGLRRYPDQPVLSNQSGERGLVGSREDREALVPTRTGDIDLPSVEVIWWNTFEDHLEHTSLPARTLQVASNPSLIVDTPASSPLVMSGASNEALWWWKLSTAILACTTLLGFGLWWRARSQPAVLRAAQTGPSPRTLLDDLKRACQANDTHATRQALDAWARQQPETLADMAARFVPLSDALDGLNGALYSETGQYWQGEELWRAIRAIPTAEGFQGVVGDSGLPPLYPK, encoded by the coding sequence ATGACCCGCTTCACCGCCTTCTTGCTTGCACTGCTTCTCTGGACCGCTCAGGCCCAGGCCGCGGAGCTGGTCGCCAGTGTCGATCGCAGTCGCCTGAATTCCGGGGAGACGGTCGAACTGACTCTGGAATCCAGCGACGTGACTCAGTTCGGCAAACCCGACCTGACTCCGCTGGAGCCGCAGTTCGAGGTGCGCGGTACCCGTCAGGTCAACCAACCGAACACCCTCAACGGCAACACTCAAGCGACCACCCGCTGGATCATCACCCTGCTGCCCCGGCAGAACGGCAGTGTGGTAATTCCGTCACTGCAACTGGGCGAGGCGCAGAGCCAACCGATTACCGTGCAGGTGATCGAAAGCGAAACCCAGGACAGCAGCAACACGCTAGCGCCGGTGTTCATCGAAGCCAGCCTCGACCAGAACAGCGTCTATGTGCAGGCTCAGGCGATCCTGACCTTGCGCATTTATCATTCGGTGTCGCTGTACGACGACAGCAGCCTGACCCCGTTGCAGATTCCCGATGCGCGCATCGAACAACTGGGCGAGTCGCGCACCTACGAGAAAGCCATCAACGGTTTGCGCCACGGCGTGATCGAAATGCGCTACGCGATCTACCCACAGCACAGCGGTGTATTGACCATTCCGGCGCAAGTGTTCAGTGCCACACTGGTCGATGCCCAACCGTCCCAGGACGGATCGCCCCAGGGGCCAAAACCGGGCAAATTGATGCGCGTCAGTTCCACCGAGATTCCGCTGACGGTCAAGGCCAAGCCCGGCAGTTATCCAGCCGATGTTCCCTGGCTACCGGCCCGCAGCCTGAGCCTGAGTGAAAGCTGGAGCCCGGAACCGGATCATGCGCAGGTCGGCGACTCGCTGACCCGCAGCCTGACCTTGAGCGCCGAAGGCCTCGCCAGCTCTCAACTGCCACCGTTGCCCGCCACCGAGATCAACGGCCTGCGGCGCTACCCGGATCAACCGGTGCTGAGCAACCAGAGCGGAGAGCGTGGCTTGGTCGGCAGTCGCGAGGACCGTGAAGCCCTGGTGCCGACCCGCACCGGCGACATCGACTTGCCGAGCGTTGAAGTGATCTGGTGGAACACCTTCGAGGATCATCTGGAACACACCAGCCTGCCGGCCCGCACGCTGCAAGTGGCGAGCAATCCGAGCCTGATCGTCGACACCCCGGCGAGCAGCCCGCTGGTGATGTCCGGCGCCAGCAACGAAGCCCTTTGGTGGTGGAAACTCAGCACGGCAATTCTGGCCTGCACCACCCTGCTAGGCTTCGGCCTCTGGTGGCGCGCCCGCTCGCAACCGGCAGTCCTGCGGGCAGCGCAGACCGGCCCGAGCCCACGCACGCTGCTCGACGACCTCAAACGCGCCTGCCAGGCCAACGACACCCACGCCACCCGCCAGGCCCTCGACGCCTGGGCCCGGCAACAACCGGAAACCCTGGCCGACATGGCCGCCCGCTTCGTGCCGCTGTCCGATGCCCTCGACGGCCTGAACGGCGCGCTCTACAGCGAAACCGGCCAGTACTGGCAAGGCGAAGAACTCTGGCGCGCCATCCGGGCGATCCCGACGGCCGAAGGGTTTCAAGGCGTGGTCGGCGACAGCGGGTTGCCGCCGCTTTATCCCAAATAA
- a CDS encoding exonuclease SbcCD subunit D C-terminal domain-containing protein — translation MRLFHTSDWHLGQNLHGQERDFEHACFLDWLLRQLKLDQPDVLLIAGDIFDTVNPPVKAQERLYDFIVSAHEQQPLLTIVMIAGNHDSGSRIELPAPLMRRLRTHALGRVLWLDDGQLDAERLLLPLPDASGAIAAWCLALPFLRPAEVTGAQLGDNYLRGIGQVHEWLIEAANAKRKPGQALIAISHAHMAGGSVSEDSERSLIIGNAEALPASLFGPSISYVALGHLHKPQKVNGEERIRYSGSPIPLSFSEIGYQHQILDIKLDGETLLSVEPKLIPRPVNLQRLGPAPLAEILLQLADLPNIDLLADIQRQPWLEVRVRLDEPQPDLRHQVETALQGKAVRLVRIAAEYAGNGSRDGVEDGATLIELDQLTPQELFSRAWQDNYGSEVDEQTLRDFAELLQDVQMESEQP, via the coding sequence TTGCGTCTGTTCCACACCTCCGACTGGCACCTTGGGCAGAACCTGCACGGCCAGGAACGCGATTTCGAGCACGCCTGTTTTCTCGACTGGCTGCTGCGTCAGCTGAAGCTGGACCAGCCTGATGTGCTGCTGATTGCCGGCGATATCTTCGACACGGTCAACCCGCCGGTCAAAGCCCAGGAACGCCTCTACGATTTCATCGTCAGCGCCCACGAGCAGCAGCCCTTGCTGACCATCGTGATGATCGCCGGCAACCACGACTCCGGCTCGCGCATCGAACTGCCCGCGCCGTTGATGCGCCGCTTGCGCACTCACGCCCTGGGGCGCGTGCTGTGGCTGGATGACGGCCAACTGGATGCCGAACGCCTGTTGCTGCCGTTGCCGGATGCCAGCGGCGCAATCGCTGCCTGGTGCCTGGCGCTTCCGTTCCTGCGCCCCGCCGAAGTGACCGGCGCGCAGCTGGGTGACAACTATTTGCGCGGCATCGGCCAGGTTCACGAATGGCTGATTGAAGCGGCGAACGCCAAGCGCAAGCCGGGTCAGGCGCTGATCGCTATCAGCCATGCGCACATGGCCGGCGGTTCGGTGTCCGAGGACTCCGAGCGCAGCCTGATCATCGGCAACGCCGAAGCCCTGCCCGCCAGCCTGTTCGGACCGAGCATCAGCTATGTCGCCCTCGGGCATTTGCACAAGCCGCAGAAGGTCAACGGCGAAGAACGCATCCGCTACAGCGGCTCGCCGATTCCGTTGTCATTCTCCGAGATCGGTTATCAGCATCAGATTCTCGACATCAAACTGGATGGCGAAACCCTGCTCAGCGTCGAACCGAAGCTCATTCCCCGACCAGTGAACCTGCAACGCCTCGGCCCCGCGCCGCTGGCGGAGATCCTGCTGCAACTGGCCGACCTGCCCAACATTGACCTGCTCGCCGACATCCAGCGCCAGCCGTGGCTGGAAGTGCGGGTGCGCCTCGATGAACCGCAACCGGACCTGCGCCATCAAGTGGAAACAGCCCTGCAAGGCAAAGCGGTACGGCTGGTGCGGATTGCCGCCGAATACGCCGGCAACGGCAGCCGCGACGGCGTCGAGGACGGCGCCACCTTGATCGAACTGGACCAACTGACGCCGCAGGAACTGTTCAGCCGCGCCTGGCAGGA